In the genome of Populus nigra chromosome 9, ddPopNigr1.1, whole genome shotgun sequence, one region contains:
- the LOC133703940 gene encoding dof zinc finger protein DOF1.5-like, with amino-acid sequence MASQEEGIKLFGATITLHDGQVISKEDQNKENPTIDKRPEKIIQCPRCKSMETKFCYFNNYNVNQPRHFCKGCQRYWTAGGALRNVPVGAGRRKTKPPGRGGPGGYSEECLFDGSGGVIHQFELDGVVLEELHLATTHGGFRQVFPVKRRRSGGSGGQNCW; translated from the coding sequence ATGGCTAGTCAAGAAGAGGGTATCAAGCTCTTCGGCGCAACAATTACGCTGCATGACGGGCAGGTAATCAGTAAAGAagatcaaaacaaagaaaatccaaCCATTGACAAGAGGCCAGAGAAGATCATACAATGCCCTAGATGCAAGAGCATGGAGACCAAGTTTTGTTACTTCAACAACTACAATGTTAACCAGCCAAGACATTTCTGTAAGGGCTGCCAGAGGTACTGGACGGCAGGTGGGGCCCTTCGAAATGTTCCCGTTGGAGCCGGCCGCCGGAAAACTAAGCCGCCTGGGCGGGGTGGTCCTGGTGGGTATTCAGAGGAGTGCTTGTTCGATGGCTCTGGTGGGGTGATTCACCAGTTTGAGCTAGATGGAGTTGTTTTGGAGGAGTTGCACTTGGCAACCACCCATGGCGGTTTCCGTCAGGTCTTCCCCGTGAAGCGGCGGAGGAGCGGTGGCTCAGGTGGTCAAAACTGTTGGTGA